The window AGCGTCCTACCCGACAGCGCGCGCGTCAGCAGGAATCGGAGCAGGAGGCGGACGAAGGGGTACAGTGCCCCGAATGCGGTTCTGACGAGATCATCACGGACGCAGACCAGGGGGAACTCGTCTGTGACGACTGCGGGCTGGTGTTGGACGAACGCTCGATCGACCGGGGGCCGGAGTGGCGGGCGTTCAACCACTCGGAGCGACAGAGCAAGTCCCGCGTCGGCGCGCCGATCACCGAGACGATGCACGACCGGGGGCTGACGACGACGATCGACTGGAAGGACAAGGACGCCTACGGACGCTCGCTCTCCTCGGAGAAGCGATCTCAGATGCACCGCCTGCGCAAGTGGCAGGAGCGCATCCGGACGAAGGACGCCGGCGAGCGCAACCTGCAGTTCGCACTCAGCGAGATCGACCGCATGGCGAGTGCGCTCGGCGTCCCGCGTTCGGTCCGCGAGGTCGCCTCCGTCATCTACCGGCGCGCACTGAACGAGGACCTCATCCGGGGGCGCTCTATCGAAGGCGTCGCCACGAGCGCGCTGTACGCCGCCTGTCGACAGGA of the Salinirubrum litoreum genome contains:
- a CDS encoding transcription initiation factor IIB is translated as MERPTRQRARQQESEQEADEGVQCPECGSDEIITDADQGELVCDDCGLVLDERSIDRGPEWRAFNHSERQSKSRVGAPITETMHDRGLTTTIDWKDKDAYGRSLSSEKRSQMHRLRKWQERIRTKDAGERNLQFALSEIDRMASALGVPRSVREVASVIYRRALNEDLIRGRSIEGVATSALYAACRQEGIPRSLDEVAEVSRVPQKEIGRTYRYISQELGLELQPVDPKQFVPRFASSLGLSEEVQAKATEIIDVSAEQGLLSGKSPTGFAAAAIYAASLLCNEKKTQREVADVAQVTEVTIRNRYQEQIEAMGFR